In Rouxiella sp. WC2420, the following proteins share a genomic window:
- the mqo gene encoding malate dehydrogenase (quinone), whose product MINVNKLLPSLSLSALLVCSAVHAETAPEKTDVLLIGGGIMSASLGTWLEELQPSWKQIMVEKLDGVALESSNGWNNAGTGHSANMELNYTPERPDGTIDVSKALEINEAFMISRQFWTSQVKNGVLNDPHSFINSTPHMSFVWGDKNVEYLTKRYAALQKTTLFQGMKFSTDHGQIQQWAPLIMEGRDPQQKVAATWTPVGTDVNYGEITRQLIGSLKKNDNFKLETSSEVTDFSRNADNSWHVTIKDAKSGDEREVDAKYVFIGAGGGALKLLQKTGIPEGENYAGFPVGGSFLVTENPAITERHLEKVYGQASVGAPPMSVPHLDARFLDGKRVVLFGPFATFSTKFLKNGSLFDLLSTTTTHNLLPMSHVGLDNFDLVKYLIGQVMLSDDDRFAALKEYFPNAKKEDWKLIQAGQRVQIIKKDQSKGGVLKLGTEIVTDQQKTVAALLGASPGASTAAPIALNVMQKLFPEEFKSAAWQSKIRKIVPSFGQNLNDDPALTQQVWNDTAATLGLVKPPVLQILEKGTEAPAAAASQDKTAAPASAQHDMAL is encoded by the coding sequence ATGATTAACGTCAATAAATTACTTCCTTCGCTCTCCCTTTCAGCATTGCTCGTGTGTTCAGCCGTTCATGCTGAAACTGCGCCAGAGAAAACCGATGTCCTGCTGATTGGCGGCGGCATTATGAGCGCTTCACTAGGCACCTGGTTAGAAGAACTTCAGCCTAGCTGGAAACAGATCATGGTCGAGAAACTCGACGGCGTGGCGCTGGAATCTTCCAACGGCTGGAACAACGCGGGCACCGGGCACTCGGCCAACATGGAGCTGAACTATACCCCGGAGCGTCCGGACGGAACTATTGACGTCAGCAAGGCGTTAGAGATCAATGAAGCCTTTATGATCTCGCGCCAATTCTGGACTTCACAGGTAAAAAACGGCGTGCTGAACGATCCGCACTCCTTTATTAACTCGACACCGCACATGAGCTTCGTGTGGGGCGATAAAAACGTTGAGTATCTGACCAAACGTTACGCGGCTCTGCAAAAAACCACGCTGTTCCAGGGCATGAAATTCTCAACCGACCACGGCCAGATTCAGCAATGGGCACCGTTGATAATGGAAGGACGCGACCCACAGCAGAAAGTTGCGGCAACCTGGACGCCGGTAGGCACAGACGTCAACTACGGTGAAATTACCCGCCAGCTAATCGGCAGCCTGAAAAAGAACGACAATTTCAAGCTAGAAACCTCGTCTGAAGTCACTGATTTCTCGCGCAATGCCGACAATTCCTGGCACGTCACCATCAAAGATGCAAAAAGCGGTGACGAGCGCGAAGTTGACGCTAAATATGTATTTATTGGGGCCGGTGGCGGAGCTTTGAAACTGCTGCAAAAAACCGGCATTCCTGAAGGCGAAAATTACGCTGGTTTCCCGGTGGGCGGCTCGTTCCTGGTTACTGAAAACCCGGCGATTACTGAACGTCATCTGGAAAAAGTCTATGGACAGGCTTCCGTAGGCGCACCGCCGATGTCTGTACCGCATCTTGATGCCCGCTTCCTGGACGGCAAGCGCGTGGTACTGTTCGGGCCTTTTGCTACGTTCTCCACCAAGTTCCTGAAAAACGGTTCACTGTTTGATTTGCTGAGCACCACCACGACTCACAACTTGCTGCCAATGTCTCACGTTGGCCTGGATAACTTCGACCTGGTTAAGTATCTGATAGGTCAGGTTATGTTGAGTGATGACGATCGTTTTGCAGCACTGAAGGAATATTTCCCGAATGCCAAAAAAGAAGACTGGAAGCTGATTCAGGCCGGTCAGCGCGTGCAGATTATCAAAAAAGACCAGAGTAAAGGTGGCGTGCTGAAACTCGGTACCGAGATTGTTACCGACCAGCAGAAAACCGTAGCTGCTTTGCTGGGTGCTTCTCCCGGCGCATCCACCGCTGCACCGATTGCTCTGAACGTGATGCAAAAGCTGTTCCCTGAAGAGTTTAAATCCGCAGCATGGCAGAGCAAGATTCGAAAAATCGTTCCAAGCTTTGGCCAGAATCTGAATGACGATCCGGCGTTGACTCAGCAAGTGTGGAATGACACCGCAGCGACCCTGGGTCTGGTCAAGCCACCGGTATTGCAGATTTTAGAGAAGGGCACCGAGGCTCCGGCCGCAGCTGCATCGCAGGATAAAACTGCTGCACCGGCATCTGCACAACACGATATGGCACTGTAA
- a CDS encoding putative quinol monooxygenase, translated as MITVIAEIIIKPGRRDAVLEKITQLLPSVLEEKGCHRYEPFLDVKGQIPWRQSAPNSIFMIEDWESLAHLEDHQQAAHMHAHRENIKSDVVNVKINIIEKV; from the coding sequence ATGATAACCGTTATCGCTGAAATCATCATTAAGCCGGGCCGTCGCGATGCTGTACTGGAAAAAATTACCCAGTTGCTGCCGAGCGTACTCGAAGAAAAAGGCTGCCATCGCTACGAGCCTTTTCTCGATGTCAAAGGGCAAATCCCCTGGCGTCAAAGTGCGCCAAACTCGATCTTTATGATTGAGGACTGGGAGAGTCTGGCTCATCTGGAAGATCATCAGCAGGCGGCACATATGCACGCACACCGCGAAAATATCAAAAGCGATGTAGTGAATGTGAAGATCAATATTATCGAGAAAGTCTGA
- a CDS encoding sensor histidine kinase, with amino-acid sequence MTSQQPQQTPVRKRPIKLSTLVTLMIGAVIVTVLLSVHLLYYVQIENFTKMHLQDKAMAVARTLASSPEIQHALSLPAESNIIQPIAAQVKDRDCLLFVTIINMQGIRFSHPNPQNIGKHFVGEDFIPALKGQENVSVNHGVLVEALRVFTPIYNARRQQIGVVAVGISLDDVTQQITQSRWNILWTVLFGALVGLLGIFILVKALKRILFGLEPYEISTLFEQRQAILESIKEGVIAVDEHSRVTLINKAARHLLQETAAETPLTGDAIPESSMMLSHLREALHNGTAWHDEKVNVAGRVLISNTVPVRSGQRIIGAVCTFRDKTEVSQLMQRMDGMVNYVDALRERSHEFMNKLHVILGLLHMKNFTRLEEFILKTANNYQLEIGALQGKIRSPVIAGFLLSKIDRAKSYGHKLLLSEACDLPDNGSEQQTAVLITVLGNLIENAIEALDHQPQGEIHVMLHYQNGWLACEVSDDGPGIAADRLTSIFERGFSSKGEQRGVGLFLVEQQIHSLGGTVTVESEPEVYTQFLVQLPWGKGNHT; translated from the coding sequence ATGACAAGCCAGCAGCCGCAACAAACGCCGGTGCGCAAACGCCCCATTAAACTCAGTACTCTGGTCACGCTAATGATCGGCGCGGTGATTGTCACGGTGCTGCTCAGCGTGCATTTACTGTATTACGTGCAGATTGAAAACTTCACCAAGATGCATCTGCAGGACAAAGCGATGGCGGTAGCGCGCACGCTGGCTTCATCGCCGGAAATCCAGCACGCGCTGTCCCTGCCCGCAGAAAGCAATATTATTCAGCCGATTGCCGCCCAGGTGAAAGATCGCGACTGCCTGCTGTTTGTCACCATCATTAATATGCAAGGTATTCGCTTCTCGCACCCGAATCCACAAAACATCGGTAAGCACTTTGTCGGTGAGGATTTTATTCCAGCGTTAAAGGGACAGGAAAATGTCTCAGTTAATCATGGTGTTCTGGTTGAGGCGCTGCGCGTTTTCACGCCAATTTACAATGCCCGGCGTCAACAAATTGGCGTGGTAGCCGTGGGTATTTCCCTCGATGACGTAACGCAGCAAATCACTCAAAGCCGCTGGAATATTCTCTGGACCGTGCTGTTTGGCGCTCTGGTTGGCCTGCTGGGCATTTTTATTTTGGTTAAAGCCTTGAAACGAATTTTGTTCGGGCTGGAGCCTTACGAAATTTCGACCTTGTTTGAACAGCGACAGGCGATCCTGGAGTCGATCAAAGAAGGGGTGATTGCCGTAGATGAACACTCGCGAGTGACCTTGATCAACAAGGCTGCGCGCCATCTGTTGCAGGAAACAGCAGCGGAAACCCCGCTAACCGGTGATGCGATCCCGGAGTCTTCAATGATGCTTAGCCATCTGCGCGAGGCGCTGCACAACGGAACCGCGTGGCACGATGAAAAAGTAAACGTTGCAGGGCGCGTGCTGATTAGCAATACCGTGCCGGTGCGCAGCGGCCAGCGAATTATTGGCGCGGTGTGTACCTTCAGGGACAAGACTGAGGTCAGTCAACTGATGCAGCGCATGGACGGCATGGTAAACTACGTCGATGCTCTGCGCGAACGCTCGCACGAATTTATGAACAAGCTGCACGTCATTCTTGGCCTGCTGCATATGAAAAACTTTACCCGCCTGGAGGAGTTTATCCTCAAGACCGCCAATAATTATCAGCTTGAAATTGGCGCATTGCAGGGGAAAATTCGCTCGCCTGTCATTGCCGGATTCTTGCTCAGCAAAATTGATCGCGCCAAGAGTTACGGGCATAAACTGCTGCTTAGCGAGGCTTGTGACCTGCCCGATAATGGCAGCGAGCAGCAGACCGCGGTGCTGATTACGGTGTTAGGCAACCTGATCGAGAATGCAATCGAGGCGCTGGACCACCAGCCGCAGGGTGAAATTCACGTTATGCTGCATTACCAGAATGGATGGCTGGCATGTGAAGTCAGTGATGACGGACCGGGCATCGCCGCCGATCGCTTAACGAGCATTTTTGAACGCGGCTTTTCATCTAAAGGCGAGCAGCGTGGTGTAGGACTGTTTCTGGTGGAGCAGCAAATTCACAGCCTGGGCGGCACTGTCACGGTGGAATCAGAACCGGAAGTTTACACTCAATTCCTGGTACAGCTACCGTGGGGAAAAGGAAACCATACCTGA
- the dcuR gene encoding two-component system response regulator DcuR, with translation MINVLVVDDDAMVAELNRSYIGQVPGFSCCGVAATLQQAKDRLLHHHPAVDLILLDIYMQQENGLDLLPELRSAQHPVDVIIISSAADAATIKNSLNYGVVDYLIKPFQFSRFEEALTGWRQKKRLLENQPFYQQADVDRLIHGNQPETEQKKLPKGLTAQTLRTLCQWIDAHPDQEFSTDELANEVSISRVSCRKYLIWLAQMNILFTSIHYGVTGRPVYRYRLQSEYHALLQQYCL, from the coding sequence ATGATTAATGTATTAGTGGTTGACGATGATGCCATGGTCGCCGAATTAAATCGTAGCTACATCGGCCAGGTGCCGGGCTTTAGCTGCTGTGGCGTCGCTGCAACGTTACAGCAGGCGAAAGACCGTTTGCTGCACCATCACCCTGCCGTTGACCTGATTTTGCTGGATATTTATATGCAACAGGAAAACGGGTTGGATTTATTGCCCGAGTTGCGCAGCGCGCAGCACCCTGTCGATGTGATCATCATTTCTTCCGCCGCCGATGCTGCAACGATTAAAAACTCTCTGAACTATGGTGTGGTCGATTATCTGATCAAACCCTTCCAGTTTTCGCGTTTTGAGGAGGCGCTAACCGGCTGGCGACAAAAAAAACGCCTGCTGGAAAATCAGCCGTTTTATCAGCAGGCAGATGTCGATCGCCTGATTCACGGCAATCAGCCTGAAACTGAGCAAAAGAAATTACCCAAAGGATTAACTGCGCAGACGCTGAGAACGCTTTGTCAGTGGATTGATGCTCATCCTGACCAGGAGTTTTCAACGGATGAACTGGCAAACGAAGTGAGCATTTCGCGCGTTTCTTGCCGCAAATACCTGATTTGGCTGGCGCAGATGAACATTTTGTTCACCAGCATTCACTATGGCGTCACCGGCAGGCCGGTTTACCGTTATCGATTACAGTCTGAATATCACGCCTTACTGCAACAATACTGCCTGTAG
- a CDS encoding NAD(P)H-dependent oxidoreductase, which produces MSNILIINAGKTFAHSKGALNISLTEVADTFLRDAGHEVRVTHIEQGYDVAAEVQSYLWADAIIYQMPGWWMGAPWTLKKYIDEVFTEGHGSLYASDGRTRSDDSKKYGSGGLIQGTAYMLSVTWNAPLEAFEDKDQFFHGVGVDGVYLPFHKANQFLGMDTLPTFMCNDVIKQPDIAGYFANYRAHLENVFGQAEKPE; this is translated from the coding sequence ATGAGCAACATACTGATTATCAATGCCGGAAAAACCTTCGCCCACTCCAAAGGCGCACTTAACATCAGCCTGACTGAAGTTGCCGACACTTTTCTGCGCGATGCAGGCCACGAGGTTCGCGTTACTCACATTGAGCAGGGTTACGACGTTGCGGCCGAAGTGCAAAGCTACCTTTGGGCCGATGCCATCATTTATCAGATGCCCGGCTGGTGGATGGGTGCGCCATGGACGCTGAAAAAATACATCGATGAAGTCTTCACTGAAGGCCACGGCAGCCTGTATGCAAGCGATGGTCGTACCCGTTCGGACGACTCGAAAAAATACGGTTCAGGCGGCCTGATCCAAGGCACTGCCTACATGCTTTCCGTCACCTGGAATGCTCCGCTGGAAGCGTTTGAAGATAAAGATCAGTTCTTCCACGGCGTGGGCGTAGACGGTGTTTATCTGCCGTTCCACAAAGCCAACCAGTTCCTGGGAATGGATACCCTGCCAACCTTTATGTGTAACGACGTGATCAAACAGCCGGACATTGCAGGCTATTTTGCTAACTATCGCGCGCACCTGGAAAACGTATTCGGTCAAGCTGAAAAACCTGAGTAA